DNA from Sphingomonas psychrotolerans:
TGGGTTGCGAGCTGCGCTTCATTGCAGAGGGCATAACCCGGTCCGGCGATTGCGCCAAATGCAGCCGCGAGAGGTGACTTGTTGCCAAACGCCCCCAATGCTTGATACCGGTGTCATAAATCGGCCGCCCAGAGCCGGAAAGCGAGAGGGATGCGATGCTGATTCAACCTTCGCGGCGCGATCTGCTCCGCTACGGTGGCTTGGTCGGAGCGGGCGCGCTGCTGCCCGCCACTGCACTCGCCGCCGCCGATCCGTGGCACCGTGCCGCCGATATCGCGCGCACCGTTCGCGCCCCGGTCTTCCCGCCGCGTCGCTTCGACATCACTGTATTCGGGGCGAAAGGCGACGGCGTCACTCTCAACACCACCGCCATCGCCAGGGCGATCGAGACCTGCGCGGCGGCGGGCGGGGGCAGGGTGCTGGTGCCCGCGGGAGACTTCCTCACCGGTGCGGTGCACCTCAAATCCAATGTCGAACTGCATCTGCTCGCCGGCGCGACGCTGCGCTTCAGCACCGATCCCGCGCAGTATCCGATGGTCTTCACCCGTTGGGAAGGCGTGGAGCTGATCAACTATTCGCCTTTGGTCTATGCGTACAAGGCGAAGAACATCGCAATCACCGGCGCGGGCACCCTCGACGGACAGGGGAGCCCCGAACATTGGTGGGCGTGGAAGGGCCCGTGGGGCGGCACCGCCGAGCATGGCTGGCGCGAAGGCATGCCCGATCAGCGCAAGAGCCGCGCTGTGCTTTTCCAGATGGCCGAGGACCGGGTGCCGGTCGAGAAACGGGTGTTCGGCGATGGCCATTATCTGCGCCCGTCCTTCATTCAGCCCTATGGTTGCGAGAATGTGCTGATCGAAGGGGTGAGGATCCGCCGCTCGCCCTTCTGGAACGTCCATCCGGTGCTCTGCCGCAACGTGATCCTGCGCGGGCTCGACATCATGGGGCACGGCCCGAACAACGACGGCACCGATCCTGAATCGGTCGACATGATGCTGATCGAGGACTGCATTTTCGATACCGGCGACGATTGCATCGCAGTCAATTCGGGCCGCAACGAGGATGGCCGGCGCCTCGGCGTGCCTTCGCAGAACATC
Protein-coding regions in this window:
- a CDS encoding glycoside hydrolase family 28 protein, which produces MLIQPSRRDLLRYGGLVGAGALLPATALAAADPWHRAADIARTVRAPVFPPRRFDITVFGAKGDGVTLNTTAIARAIETCAAAGGGRVLVPAGDFLTGAVHLKSNVELHLLAGATLRFSTDPAQYPMVFTRWEGVELINYSPLVYAYKAKNIAITGAGTLDGQGSPEHWWAWKGPWGGTAEHGWREGMPDQRKSRAVLFQMAEDRVPVEKRVFGDGHYLRPSFIQPYGCENVLIEGVRIRRSPFWNVHPVLCRNVILRGLDIMGHGPNNDGTDPESVDMMLIEDCIFDTGDDCIAVNSGRNEDGRRLGVPSQNILIRNCRMKQGHGGITVGSQISGGARWVFAEKCRLDSPDLWYAIRFKNNALRGGLLENFHYRDIHVGQVGRAAIACDFNYEEGAKGRFTPILRHITIERLRATRATRVLDSQGLPGAPVTDIALKDCSFDGVTEPSILRHTERVALSNVRVNGKPVQALDQLQPF